One window from the genome of Candidatus Methylomirabilota bacterium encodes:
- a CDS encoding heme-binding protein: MITVKRLTLEDARIILEAAEAKAKVIGVTETICVCDDGGHPIALHRMTGARITGVEIAMAKAFTAAGHRRATHKFNAPPSGPALPGNEAFGIHAMHPGKFAIFVGGFPIEVEGDVVGGVGISGGTGEQDTQVGEAGIAAFVASLKG; encoded by the coding sequence ATGATCACGGTCAAGCGGCTGACGCTCGAGGACGCGCGCATCATTCTGGAGGCGGCCGAAGCCAAGGCCAAGGTCATCGGGGTGACGGAGACGATCTGCGTCTGTGACGACGGGGGGCATCCCATCGCGCTGCACCGGATGACGGGGGCCCGCATCACGGGCGTCGAGATTGCCATGGCCAAGGCTTTCACCGCGGCCGGACACCGTCGCGCCACCCACAAGTTCAACGCGCCGCCATCCGGTCCCGCCCTGCCCGGGAACGAGGCCTTCGGCATCCACGCCATGCACCCCGGCAAGTTCGCCATCTTCGTGGGCGGCTTCCCCATCGAGGTCGAAGGTGATGTCGTCGGCGGCGTGGGGATCAGCGGAGGCACGGGCGAGCAGGATACCCAGGTGGGCGAGGCAGGTATCGCCGCCTTCGTAGCTTCGCTGAAGGGCTAG
- a CDS encoding dipeptide ABC transporter ATP-binding protein — translation MTALLEARGLTKLFPVGRGLFGRGGGAVRAVDGISFAIEPGRTLGIVGESGCGKTTTAKLLLRLEEPTAGELLFDGTDVTTLNGEGLHRYRRSVQAVFQDPFASLSPRMRVGAIIAEPLITHERLEKPEIAARIARLLDVVGLPARSSELFPHEFSGGQRQRIAIARALALSPRLVILDEPVSALDVSIRAQILNLLRDLQRDLGLAYLFIAHDLAAVAHMSHTIAVMYLGRIVEIGAAADVAARPAHPYTQALFAAALPAHPDEAREEDVLAGEVPSPLNPPSGCRFHPRCPKVMARCSEEEPKLQSAANVTVACHLYDDARA, via the coding sequence ATGACGGCACTCCTCGAGGCCCGCGGCCTGACCAAGCTCTTCCCGGTTGGTCGCGGGCTCTTCGGTCGCGGCGGCGGCGCGGTGCGCGCGGTCGACGGCATCTCGTTCGCGATCGAGCCCGGGCGAACGCTGGGGATCGTGGGGGAGAGCGGCTGCGGAAAGACCACCACGGCCAAGCTCCTCCTGCGGCTCGAGGAGCCGACGGCCGGCGAGCTTCTCTTCGACGGAACGGACGTGACCACGCTGAACGGCGAGGGCCTCCATCGCTATCGCCGGAGCGTCCAGGCCGTCTTCCAGGATCCCTTTGCCTCCCTCAGCCCGCGCATGCGCGTGGGGGCCATCATCGCCGAGCCCCTCATCACCCACGAGCGTCTGGAGAAGCCGGAGATCGCCGCACGCATCGCGCGACTGCTCGACGTGGTCGGCCTTCCCGCGCGGTCCAGCGAGCTCTTTCCGCACGAGTTCTCGGGCGGCCAGCGCCAGCGCATCGCCATCGCGCGCGCGCTCGCCCTCTCGCCCCGGCTGGTGATCCTCGACGAGCCGGTCTCGGCCCTCGATGTCTCCATCCGCGCCCAGATCCTGAACCTGCTGCGGGATCTCCAGCGAGACCTTGGCCTCGCCTACCTCTTCATCGCCCACGACCTGGCCGCGGTGGCGCACATGAGTCACACGATCGCCGTGATGTACCTGGGGCGTATCGTCGAAATCGGAGCGGCGGCGGATGTCGCGGCGCGCCCCGCGCATCCGTACACGCAGGCCCTCTTCGCGGCGGCCCTGCCCGCGCACCCCGACGAAGCGCGCGAGGAGGACGTGCTCGCCGGCGAGGTCCCGAGCCCGCTCAATCCGCCCTCCGGCTGCCGCTTCCACCCGCGCTGTCCCAAGGTCATGGCGCGCTGCTCTGAGGAGGAGCCGAAGCTCCAATCTGCGGCGAACGTGACGGTCGCCTGTCATCTCTACGACGACGCGCGCGCCTAA
- a CDS encoding ABC transporter ATP-binding protein, giving the protein MTTLLEVSGLSTHYVAARGTRVTRAVEDVSFSLEAGRTLGIVGESGSGKTTLALTLMRLLPPGARIAGGSVRFEGEDIFTKSDSEMRAIRGKRMAMILQDPMASLNPLFTVGDQIAETLRAHEQMPRRGAWTRARDLLAAVRIAVPERRVGEYPHEMSGGMRQRVVGAIAISCEPKLLIADEPTTSLDLTIQAQYLQLLREIQRERDLALIFITHNLGIVAKMCDDVAVMYAGRLVEFGPVRRIFDAPAHPYTRALIESIPRLGDPTARLTAIGGQPPDPAALPPGCAFHPRCPLVVERCRAEAPPEVRVAVAHHARCWLASERPI; this is encoded by the coding sequence GTGACCACGCTCCTCGAAGTCTCTGGTCTGTCGACCCACTATGTCGCCGCGCGCGGCACGCGCGTCACCCGGGCCGTCGAGGACGTGTCGTTCTCGCTCGAGGCCGGGCGCACGCTCGGCATCGTGGGGGAATCGGGGTCGGGCAAGACCACGCTGGCCCTGACCCTCATGCGTCTCCTGCCCCCGGGAGCGCGGATCGCCGGGGGGTCGGTGCGCTTCGAGGGCGAGGACATCTTCACGAAGAGCGACAGCGAGATGCGCGCGATTCGCGGCAAGCGGATGGCCATGATCCTCCAGGACCCCATGGCCTCGCTGAACCCGCTCTTCACCGTGGGCGACCAGATCGCCGAGACCTTGCGCGCGCACGAGCAGATGCCGAGGCGCGGGGCGTGGACGCGCGCGCGCGACCTGCTCGCGGCCGTCCGCATCGCGGTGCCCGAACGGCGGGTGGGCGAATACCCGCACGAGATGTCGGGCGGGATGCGCCAGCGTGTGGTGGGCGCCATCGCCATCTCCTGCGAGCCCAAGCTCCTCATCGCCGACGAGCCCACCACGAGCCTGGACCTGACCATCCAGGCCCAGTACCTGCAGCTGCTGCGCGAGATCCAGCGCGAGCGCGACCTCGCCTTGATCTTCATCACCCACAACCTCGGCATCGTGGCCAAGATGTGCGATGACGTGGCCGTCATGTATGCTGGCCGTCTCGTCGAGTTCGGCCCCGTGCGCCGCATCTTCGACGCCCCCGCGCATCCCTACACGCGGGCGCTCATCGAGTCCATTCCGCGCCTGGGTGACCCCACGGCGCGGCTCACGGCCATAGGCGGGCAACCGCCCGATCCCGCCGCCCTCCCCCCTGGCTGCGCCTTTCACCCCCGCTGCCCGCTGGTCGTGGAGCGGTGTCGCGCCGAGGCTCCCCCGGAAGTCCGGGTTGCCGTCGCGCATCACGCACGGTGCTGGCTGGCCTCCGAACGCCCTATCTAG
- a CDS encoding Rieske (2Fe-2S) protein translates to MAEHHAAALTDLPAGGCKLVEVGGNSVVLARVGDQVYACGSTCSHQGGPLGEGVLKGTRLTCPWHGWMYDVRSGQCLLPARGTAIATYPVRVESGEIWVDLP, encoded by the coding sequence GTGGCCGAGCATCACGCCGCCGCGCTCACCGATCTCCCGGCGGGCGGCTGCAAGCTCGTGGAGGTAGGGGGAAACTCGGTGGTGCTCGCGCGTGTGGGCGACCAGGTCTACGCCTGCGGCAGCACGTGTTCGCACCAAGGCGGTCCGCTCGGCGAGGGGGTGCTCAAGGGGACGAGGCTGACCTGTCCCTGGCACGGGTGGATGTACGACGTGCGCTCGGGGCAGTGCCTGTTGCCGGCCCGCGGGACCGCGATTGCCACCTATCCCGTCCGGGTCGAGTCGGGCGAAATCTGGGTGGACCTGCCATGA
- a CDS encoding CPBP family glutamic-type intramembrane protease, with translation MLYCRGMSGLESDGSPLPPEPAPGAPRPFFHPKLTWLNTALVLLITGYLLHLSGGGPLEHLRSPEDSLERLTEREMDARAALARATPFERRLYAALSSGDEGLEDWIRWHDELAQRVDSPEVELERFVLLGEAKQTDALREGIEHWERSGDEVARMKEWLAAAYLVPAIDRSTARALMAEVRDTLPAGWFADTLVARIAQRAGDAVARAQAESATVTRGTALLRRWLVLEAGGLVLVVAGLAGLTAMLVTRVDLRIANARMPADFSLLEGYGLFIRGALGFLLAGIVLGITIPPDSGLEVVTGPATAAPIVLLTLWYVRSRGLALTEALGLRPAVHDLPKLAWVSFTLVGVAIAGEAAATFALDALHLSAHWADGLQENLIWGSWGMVARETVDSVFWAPLAEEIGFRGVLYPALRTRWGAGAAAAMTAAVFAAAHGYGVAGFAAVFWSGILWAWAYERTGSILPSLAAHAFSNAAATAGVVLLLRL, from the coding sequence ATGCTATACTGCCGCGGCATGTCCGGCCTCGAGTCCGACGGATCACCGCTTCCGCCCGAGCCTGCGCCCGGAGCGCCCCGCCCGTTCTTCCATCCAAAGCTCACCTGGCTCAACACGGCCCTCGTTCTGCTCATCACCGGCTATCTCCTGCACCTCAGCGGCGGCGGGCCCCTGGAGCACCTCCGCTCGCCGGAGGACTCTCTCGAGCGCCTGACGGAGCGAGAGATGGACGCGAGGGCGGCGCTGGCCCGCGCAACCCCTTTCGAACGCCGCCTCTACGCCGCGCTGTCGAGCGGTGACGAAGGGCTCGAGGACTGGATTCGCTGGCACGACGAGCTGGCCCAGCGGGTGGACTCTCCCGAAGTCGAGCTCGAGCGCTTCGTCCTGCTCGGCGAGGCCAAGCAGACCGACGCGCTCCGTGAGGGAATCGAACACTGGGAGCGCTCGGGTGACGAGGTCGCGCGCATGAAGGAATGGCTCGCCGCCGCCTATCTCGTCCCGGCCATCGACCGATCGACCGCGCGGGCCCTCATGGCCGAGGTGCGGGACACCCTCCCCGCGGGCTGGTTCGCCGACACCCTGGTGGCGCGTATCGCCCAGCGCGCGGGAGACGCGGTGGCGCGAGCGCAGGCGGAGTCGGCCACGGTGACGCGAGGGACCGCTCTCCTGCGGCGGTGGCTCGTGCTCGAAGCGGGCGGGCTCGTGCTCGTCGTGGCCGGGCTCGCGGGGCTCACGGCCATGCTCGTCACGCGCGTGGACCTGCGCATCGCGAATGCGCGCATGCCGGCAGACTTCTCGCTCCTCGAGGGCTACGGTCTCTTCATCCGTGGCGCCCTGGGCTTCCTTCTCGCGGGCATCGTGCTGGGCATCACCATCCCTCCGGACAGCGGGCTCGAAGTCGTGACGGGGCCGGCGACGGCCGCGCCGATCGTGCTCCTCACCCTCTGGTACGTGCGCTCGCGCGGGCTCGCGCTCACGGAGGCCCTCGGCCTGCGGCCGGCGGTCCACGACCTGCCCAAGCTCGCCTGGGTCAGCTTCACCCTCGTCGGCGTGGCCATCGCGGGGGAGGCCGCGGCAACCTTCGCCCTGGACGCGCTCCACCTGAGCGCCCACTGGGCCGACGGCCTCCAGGAAAACCTCATCTGGGGCTCATGGGGCATGGTGGCGAGAGAAACGGTGGACAGCGTATTCTGGGCCCCCCTCGCGGAGGAGATCGGATTTCGCGGCGTGCTCTACCCGGCCCTCCGCACGCGGTGGGGCGCGGGGGCGGCGGCCGCGATGACGGCGGCGGTCTTCGCCGCCGCCCACGGCTACGGGGTAGCGGGTTTCGCGGCCGTCTTCTGGAGCGGCATCCTGTGGGCGTGGGCCTACGAGCGGACAGGAAGCATTCTGCCGAGCCTGGCCGCCCACGCCTTCAGCAATGCGGCGGCCACCGCCGGAGTGGTTCTCCTCCTCCGCCTCTAG
- a CDS encoding ABC transporter permease yields MSDSRVLPTVQAEVLPLPGRWSGLRSGNLPVLPIAILGILILTAIFADVLAPSDPEVGTLTDRFKPPAWVDGGSRAHLLGTDHVGRDVLSRLIFGARVSIVVGFLAVIVAGAIGTTLGILAGYLGGWLDQVIMRLTDTWLAVPGLTFAIFLAAIYGPSVMNIVIILSAVYWTRYARVIRGEVLSLRERDFVRLAVVAGCSKWTIMRRHILPNVLNSAIVLGTLMLGVVIVTEASLSFLGVGVPPPKPAWGLMLADGKKGLMAGYWWLTVLPGLCIMFMVLSANLLGDWLRVKLDPQLRQL; encoded by the coding sequence ATGAGCGATAGCCGCGTTCTTCCCACTGTTCAGGCAGAGGTGCTCCCCCTGCCGGGCCGCTGGTCCGGGCTCCGGAGCGGCAACCTGCCGGTGCTCCCGATCGCCATCCTTGGCATTCTGATCCTGACCGCGATCTTCGCCGATGTGCTCGCGCCCTCGGACCCGGAGGTGGGCACGCTCACCGACCGGTTCAAGCCGCCCGCCTGGGTCGACGGCGGCAGCCGGGCCCATCTGCTCGGCACTGACCATGTGGGCCGCGACGTCCTCTCCCGGCTGATCTTCGGCGCGCGGGTATCGATCGTGGTGGGCTTCCTCGCCGTCATCGTCGCGGGGGCTATCGGCACCACGCTCGGCATCCTCGCGGGCTACCTGGGTGGCTGGCTGGATCAGGTCATCATGCGTCTCACCGACACGTGGCTGGCCGTGCCCGGTCTGACCTTCGCCATCTTCCTGGCGGCCATTTACGGCCCAAGCGTGATGAATATCGTCATCATCTTGAGCGCGGTGTACTGGACACGGTACGCGCGCGTCATCCGCGGTGAGGTGCTCTCGTTGCGGGAGCGCGACTTTGTGCGGCTGGCCGTGGTCGCGGGCTGCTCGAAGTGGACGATCATGCGGCGCCACATCCTGCCCAATGTGCTGAACTCCGCCATCGTGCTGGGCACGCTCATGCTGGGGGTGGTCATCGTCACCGAGGCCTCGCTGTCCTTCCTGGGGGTGGGCGTCCCGCCGCCCAAGCCCGCCTGGGGACTCATGCTCGCCGACGGCAAGAAGGGCCTCATGGCGGGCTACTGGTGGCTGACCGTGCTCCCCGGCCTCTGCATCATGTTCATGGTGCTTTCGGCCAATCTCCTGGGCGACTGGCTCCGCGTCAAGCTCGACCCCCAGCTCCGCCAGCTGTGA
- a CDS encoding iron-containing redox enzyme family protein: MSESKSPFRQRLEGAVAAKHSRMNPFTEKWVKGELSRAQLGAWACQHYQYVSQFARWCAAVYAECPDSDARDFLLENIVEEESGVKHVDLLIRFAEACGVSRTQVETATQLPTTRALTAWCYETSQRPFHIAAAGLLVGLESQVPGIYQRNLPPLKTHYGFSDHEVEFFAIHIEADEVHGERGYQIVEGHSTTPEKQAEAVEQVRQATEMRWQYMSGLHRAYVLKEDL, encoded by the coding sequence ATGAGCGAGAGCAAGAGTCCCTTCCGCCAGCGCCTGGAAGGCGCCGTGGCCGCGAAGCACAGCCGGATGAACCCCTTCACGGAGAAATGGGTGAAGGGCGAGCTGTCGCGCGCGCAGCTTGGCGCGTGGGCGTGCCAGCACTACCAGTACGTCTCGCAGTTCGCGCGGTGGTGCGCGGCCGTCTACGCCGAGTGTCCGGACTCGGATGCCCGCGACTTCCTGCTCGAGAACATCGTGGAAGAAGAATCAGGCGTGAAGCACGTCGATCTCCTGATCCGCTTCGCCGAGGCCTGCGGGGTCAGCCGCACGCAGGTGGAGACGGCCACGCAGCTGCCCACGACCCGGGCCCTCACCGCCTGGTGCTACGAGACCTCCCAGCGGCCCTTCCACATCGCCGCCGCCGGCCTGCTCGTCGGGCTCGAGTCCCAGGTACCCGGCATCTACCAGCGCAACCTGCCGCCCCTGAAGACGCACTACGGGTTCAGCGACCACGAGGTCGAGTTCTTCGCGATCCACATCGAGGCCGACGAGGTGCACGGCGAGCGTGGCTATCAGATCGTCGAGGGTCACAGCACCACGCCGGAGAAGCAGGCCGAAGCCGTCGAGCAGGTGCGCCAGGCCACGGAGATGCGCTGGCAGTACATGAGCGGCCTGCACCGCGCCTACGTGCTGAAGGAAGACCTCTAG